One stretch of Cygnus olor isolate bCygOlo1 chromosome 1, bCygOlo1.pri.v2, whole genome shotgun sequence DNA includes these proteins:
- the TSC22D1 gene encoding TSC22 domain family protein 1 isoform X2: MAHPAMFPRRGSSSSSGSSCVTAPTAPGTGVGSAALSAEDYQPPLLVQPPPPSPAASSSAGPQPTPPPPQSLNLLSQSQLQPQPLTQTGAQMKKKSGFQITSVTPAQISASMSSNNSIAEDTESYDDLDESHTEDLSSSEILDVSLSRATDLGEPERSSSEETLNNFQEAETPGAVSPNQPHLPQQHPSLPHHPQQGVVINGSVHPHHVHHHHHLHHHHHGHHHPSHPGVGSTPISGGPPPSPSFRKLSTTGSSDNVISTAPGSAASSTGSPASVASNIRTTSTPGNLGVSPASGTSTLNNMGGGSSSVASSMLGTINLSNITSTGNVNALPGTSSNVNVNILSGVGNGTSASSSVINNVTNPTAGMAVGSSQQQPASGTSRFRVVKLDSSSEPFKKGRWTCTEFYDKESTAAVSEGVAVNKAVETIKQNPLEVTSERESTSGSSVSSNVSTLSHYTESVGSGEMGAPTVVQQQAFQGVGPQQMDFSSAAPPAIPASSIPQSVSQSQLAQVQLHSQEVNYPQQKPGVQPPAQASLTTVPGVQPAPVNILGVTPSLGHQQPAIQSMAQQQLPYPQPAQPVQTLPVVQQQQLQYGQQQQQQTVPTQMAAGHVKPVNQNSVTGAMPEYIQHQQILQPPAPAMQPSSAAVGAGPPVPVAQAQSMQPAVQAHPAAAPAQPVAHAPAALPGVGTGGQMLSVGQQGSVAAVVQPPPAANQIPPPVMPSTAAPPSSQVVQPVQTGIMQQGLQAGASGLPQQMVIAQQNALLPVQPQAQAVESVVQGMTGQQLPAVSPIPSASTVPAPSQAGSAVPPGIPSASIGLGQPQNIAQASAVQNGNLAPSVSQPPLISTSIGMPVAQSVPQQIPLSSAQFPAQSLAQSVGSQIEDGRRPTEPSLVGLPQAASGESGVGAPAVSDGTSSSAPSSASLFPLKVLPLTTPLVDGEDERWSSTEFTHSRLDFSLLAMEQNHTAEKWGSVFTVS, encoded by the coding sequence ATGGCGCACCCGGCGATGTTTCCTAGAAGGggcagcagcagtagcagcggcagcagctgcGTTACTGCTCCCACTGCACCAGGTACCGGCGTCGGGAGCGCTGCCCTCTCTGCCGAGGATTATCAGCCGCCCTTGCTGGTCCAGCCGCCGcctccatctcctgcagcatcTTCGTCGGCGGGTCCACAGCCGACACCCCCTCCTCCACAAAGCCTGAACCTCCTCTCGCAGTCTCAGCTCCAGCCACAGCCTCTCACGCAGACTGGAgctcaaatgaaaaagaaaagtggctTCCAGATTACCAGCGTGACCCCTGCTCAAATATCGGCTAGCATGAGCTCTAATAACAGCATAGCCGAAGATACCGAAAGCTACGATGACCTGGATGAGTCCCACACTGAAGACCTGTCCTCTTCAGAAATCTTGGATGTTTCTTTATCCAGGGCTACTGACTTAGGAGAACCTGAGAGGAGCTCCTCTGAAGAGACTTTAAATAACTTCCAAGAGGCAGAGACTCCTGGGGCTGTTTCTCCAAACCAGCCTCACCTTCCTCAGCAGCACCCTTCTCTGCCTCATCATCCACAGCAGGGCGTTGTGATCAATGGAAGTGTTCACCCCCATCATGTTCACCACCACCATCatcttcaccaccaccaccacggaCACCATCATCCATCGCATCCTGGGGTGGGCAGTACCCCGATTTCTGGAGGACCACCACCCAGTCCATCGTTTAGAAAACTATCAACAACTGGAAGCTCTGACAATGTTATATCAACTGCACCGGGTTCTGCTGCATCATCCACTGGTTCCCCCGCATCTGTCGCGTCTAATATCCGCACTACGAGCACTCCTGGCAATTTAGGTGTAAGTCCTGCTTCTGGAACTAGTACCTTAAATAATATGGGCGGTGGTAGCTCTAGTGTGGCAAGCAGCATGCTTGGTACTATAAATTTAAGCAACATCACAAGTACTGGTAATGTAAATGCTTTGCCTGGAACTAGCAGCAATGTTAATGTGAATATCTTGAGTGGTGTTGGCAATGGTACGAGTGCTTCCTCTAGTGTCATTAACAACGTTACTAATCCAACTGCAGGAATGGCAGTGGGAtcaagccagcagcagcctgcatcTGGCACATCAAGGTTTAGAGTTGTAAAATTAGATTCTAGTTCCGAACCTTTCAAAAAAGGTAGATGGACATGCACTGAATTCTATGATAAAGAAAGCACTGCTGCAGTTTCAGAAGGAGTAGCAGTAAACAAAGCAGTAGAGACGATAAAACAAAACCCGCTTGAAGTGACTTCTGAAAGGGAGAGCACCAGTGGGAGTTCTGTTAGCAGCAATGTAAGCACACTGAGTCACTATACAGAAAGTGTGGGAAGTGGAGAAATGGGAGCACCTACTGTGGTACAGCAGCAAGCGTTTCAAGGTGTGGGTCCACAGCAGATGGATTTTAGCAGCGCTGCTCCTCCGGCAATTCCAGCATCTAGTATACCACAGAGTGTTTCTCAATCACAGCTTGCACAAGTCCAGCTGCATTCTCAAGAGGTAAACTATCCGCAGCAGAAGCCAGGGGTCCAGCCTCCTGCACAGGCCAGTCTAACCACTGTTCCTGGGGTTCAGCCAGCCCCGGTTAATATCCTAGGAGTAACCCCGTCTCTGGGCCACCAGCAGCCTGCCATTCAGAGcatggctcagcagcagctgccgtACCCTCAGCCGGCGCAGCCCGTGCAGACGTTGCCGGTTGTACAACAGCAGCAGTTGCAGTAcggacagcagcagcagcaacaaacgGTTCCTACGCAGATGGCCGCAGGTCACGTTAAGCCGGTGAACCAAAACTCTGTTACAGGGGCCATGCCGGAGTACATCCAGCATCAGCAGATCCTCCAGCCCCCGGCGCCTGCTATGCAGCCCAGTTCTGCCGCAGTAGGAGCGGGGCCGCCGGTTCCTGTCGCCCAGGCCCAGAGCATGCAGCCTGCGGTACAAGCACAccccgctgctgccccagctcagCCTGTCGCGCACGCTCCAGCAGCCCTACCAGGCGTAGGTACCGGCGGCCAAATGCTGAGCGTCGGGCAGCAAGGAAGCGTAGCCGCTGTGGTGCAACCACCGCCTGCTGCAAACCAAATCCCACCTCCGGTCATGCCGTCGACAGCTGCTCCTCCATCTTCACAAGTGGTGCAGCCTGTGCAGACAGGAATAATGCAGCAGGGGTTACAGGCCGGCGCTTCGGGCCTTCCCCAGCAAATGGTCATTGCTCAACAAAACGCTTTGTTACCTGTGCAGCCGCAGGCGCAAGCGGTGGAGTCGGTGGTCCAAGGAATGACcggccagcagctgcctgcagttAGCCCTATACCTTCTGCTAGTACTGTTCCTGCACCGAGTCAAGCTGGTTCAGCTGTGCCTCCTGGCATACCTTCTGCCTCTATAGGTTTGGGACAGCCACAGAACATAGCGCAGGCTTCGGCTGTGCAGAACGGGAATTTGGCTCCGAGTGTTAGTCAGCCTCCGTTGATATCAACAAGTATAGGTATGCCGGTGGCACAGAGTGTGCCGCAGCAGATACCGCTAAGCTCTGCCCAGTTCCCCGCACAATCACTAGCTCAGTCAGTCGGAAGCCAAATCGAAGATGGCAGACGCCCCACAGAACCTTCCCTCGTTGGTTTACCTCAAGCTGCCAGTGGCGAGAGCGGCGTCGGAGCGCCAGCCGTCTCCGACGGCACTAGCAGCAGCGCGCCATCCTCTGCTTCCCTCTTCCCGCTGAAGGTGCTGCCGCTGACGACGCCCCTCGTAGATGGTGAGGATGAGAG